Below is a genomic region from Paraburkholderia sp. BL23I1N1.
AGTTCCTTGGCGAGCTGCTTCTCGGACATGTCCTCGAATTTCGCCCGAGCCTGCTCTTCCTTCAATTCGGCACGGGCGTCGTCGACGTTGTACACCCCGTCGATGATGTCGCGAATCCGCTTGACTACGCCGCGCGGCGTAATGCCGTTCGCGAGGTTGTAGGCGATCTGCTTGGCGCGCCGCCGCTCGGTTTCGTCGATAGCGCGGCGCATCGAGTCGGTCACCCGGTCCGCGTAGAGAATCGCCTTGCCGTTCACGTTACGCGCCGCCCGGCCGATGGTCTGGATCAGCGAGCGCTCGGCGCGCAGGAAACCTTCCTTGTCCGAGTCGAGAATCGCGACCAGCGAGACTTCGGGAATATCCAACCCCTCGCGCAGCAGGTTGATCCCGACCAGCACGTCGAACGTGCCCAGCCGCAGATCGCGAATGATTTCCACCCGCTCCACGGTATCGATGTCGCTGTGCAGGTAACGCACCTTGACGCCGTGGTCCGCCAGAAACTCGGTGAGTTGCTCGGCCATCCGCTTGGTCAGCACCGTGACCAGCACGCGGTCGCCCACTTTGACGCGCTCGTTAATTTCGGCGAGCACGTCGTCGACCTGGGTGCGCGCCGGGCGCACCTCGATTTCCGGATCGACGAGGCCGGTTGGACGCACCAGTTGTTCGGCCACCTGCCCTGCCGTCTTCTTCTCGTAGTCCGCCGGCGTGGCCGACACGAACACCACCTGACGCATCTTGCGCTCGAACTCGTTGAACTTGAGCGGGCGATTGTCGAGCGCCGACGGCAAGCGGAAACCGTAGTCGACCAGATTCTCTTTACGTGCCCGGTCGCCGTTGTACATGCCGTTCAACTGGCCGATCAGCACGTGCGACTCGTCGAGCAGCATCAGCGCGTCGGGCGGCAGATAGTCGACCAGCGTCGGCGGCGGCTCACCGGGCGCGGCGCCCGAGAAGTGCCGCGAGTAATTCTCGATGCCCTTGCAGAATCCCAGCTCCTGCAGCATTTCCAGATCGAAGCGGGTGCGCTGTTCGAGCCGCTGCGCTTCCACAAGCTTGCCGTTGCTGTAAAAGAACTCGAGCCGGTCGCGCAGTTCGGTCTTGATCGTTTCGACCGCTCGCACCACGGTATCGCGTGGCGTCACATAGTGCGACGACGGGTAGACGGTGAAGCGCGAAATCTTCTGCCGCACGCGGCCGGTGAGCGGATCGAACAGTTGCAGCGTCTCGACTTCGTCGTCGAACAATTCGATACGCACCGCCATTTCGGCGTGTTCCGCCGGGAAAATATCGATCGTGTCGCCGCGCACGCGGAACGAACCGCGCTGGAAGTCGGCTTCATTGCGGTTGTACTGCATCGCGATCAGCCGGGCGATGATGTCGCGCTGGCCGAGCTTGTCGCCGGTACGCAGCGTCAGAATCATCTTGTGATATTCCGACGGGTTACCGATACCGTAAATCGCCGACACCGTGCCGACGATGATCACGTCGCGCCGCTCCATCAGGCTCTTGGTGGCCGACAGCCGCATCTGCTCGATGTGCTCGTTGATCGACGAATCTTTCTC
It encodes:
- the uvrB gene encoding excinuclease ABC subunit UvrB, which translates into the protein MSEHHLTEADETLDESKFIAFEGSPFQLYQPYPPAGDQPTAIDTLVEGIEDGLSFQTLLGVTGSGKTFTMANTIARLGRPAIVFAPNKTLAAQLYSEFREFFPRNAVEYFVSYYDYYQPEAYVPQRDLFIEKDSSINEHIEQMRLSATKSLMERRDVIIVGTVSAIYGIGNPSEYHKMILTLRTGDKLGQRDIIARLIAMQYNRNEADFQRGSFRVRGDTIDIFPAEHAEMAVRIELFDDEVETLQLFDPLTGRVRQKISRFTVYPSSHYVTPRDTVVRAVETIKTELRDRLEFFYSNGKLVEAQRLEQRTRFDLEMLQELGFCKGIENYSRHFSGAAPGEPPPTLVDYLPPDALMLLDESHVLIGQLNGMYNGDRARKENLVDYGFRLPSALDNRPLKFNEFERKMRQVVFVSATPADYEKKTAGQVAEQLVRPTGLVDPEIEVRPARTQVDDVLAEINERVKVGDRVLVTVLTKRMAEQLTEFLADHGVKVRYLHSDIDTVERVEIIRDLRLGTFDVLVGINLLREGLDIPEVSLVAILDSDKEGFLRAERSLIQTIGRAARNVNGKAILYADRVTDSMRRAIDETERRRAKQIAYNLANGITPRGVVKRIRDIIDGVYNVDDARAELKEEQARAKFEDMSEKQLAKELKRLEKQMMEHAKNLEFEKAAQTRDQLALLRKRVFGANVGDHVPGV